The Fusobacterium necrophorum subsp. necrophorum genome has a window encoding:
- a CDS encoding gamma-glutamyl-gamma-aminobutyrate hydrolase family protein, giving the protein MKRPIIGITSSYEKEEGLKNYHRTTVSIDYTKGVVAGGGIPLVIPVTEDREIIQEQLCLLDGLLLSGGPDLNPFLYGQDFKQGIHLVSPERDYYEMIVVEEFLKTGKPILGICRGHQLLNVYFQGSLFQDLRYYAKEMLQHRQEMYPELITHQVNIIEKDNILFELYGEKIGTNSFHHQVIDRLGEGLTPIAQTNDGVIEAFQMKTHKFLYGIQWHPEMMTARGSTEMKKIFESFVEACSVKE; this is encoded by the coding sequence ATGAAAAGACCAATTATTGGGATAACTTCTTCTTATGAAAAAGAAGAGGGGTTGAAAAATTATCATCGCACAACCGTGAGTATTGATTATACAAAGGGAGTTGTGGCAGGGGGAGGCATTCCGCTTGTCATTCCTGTGACAGAGGATAGAGAGATTATTCAGGAGCAATTATGTCTTTTGGACGGATTGTTGCTATCCGGGGGACCTGATTTAAATCCCTTTTTATATGGACAGGATTTTAAACAGGGGATTCATTTAGTATCTCCTGAAAGAGATTACTATGAAATGATAGTTGTAGAAGAATTTTTGAAAACAGGAAAACCTATTTTAGGAATTTGCAGAGGACATCAGTTATTAAATGTTTATTTTCAAGGGAGTTTGTTTCAGGATTTGAGATATTATGCAAAGGAAATGTTACAGCATAGACAAGAAATGTATCCGGAATTGATTACCCATCAGGTAAATATTATAGAAAAAGATAATATTCTGTTTGAATTGTATGGAGAAAAAATTGGTACGAATTCTTTTCATCATCAAGTAATTGATAGATTAGGAGAGGGATTAACTCCTATCGCTCAAACAAATGACGGAGTGATTGAAGCATTTCAGATGAAAACACATAAATTTTTGTATGGGATTCAATGGCATCCTGAGATGATGACTGCGAGAGGAAGTACAGAGATGAAAAAAATATTTGAGAGCTTTGTGGAGGCTTGTAGTGTGAAAGAATAA
- a CDS encoding sodium:alanine symporter family protein, producing MLEYFEVFVNFLWGLPIIVIILGTGFYFTFKTGFFQLFHLKHIFSETICKIIKRGNKAEENGEGLITPFDAVATAIGGSVGVGNIGGVATAIAVGGPGALFWLWIAAFVGMILKMAEVTLGVYYREKDENGEIYGGPTYYMEKGLGKEKGYKWWIIPAVIFGGGIFSTFFITVQNYTVSEAVSAAFGIKIIYASILYIVINYILILGGIKSLGKLAGKIVPFMCIFYVGAAFYIILVNIGNLPEAIVSVLQGAFTGTAAVGGFAGAAFNQVMRVGMARSVFSNEAGWGSSPMIHSSAQTDHPVKQGLWGAFEVFVDTMIVCTLTALVIIITGVWQGGATGATLTLSAFETGMGAASKIFIACGIFLFGVTTSSGWYAYYEIILRHLMKSSPKLKTGILKFYRIFYPIPGFIMVVMATTIGMPGGTVWLFADFTTAIPTFVNIAVVLALSGTFLRLFHDYKRRYILKEDMSQVKDSLFFTDKRL from the coding sequence ATGTTGGAGTATTTTGAGGTGTTTGTTAATTTTTTATGGGGTCTTCCTATTATTGTCATTATTTTAGGAACAGGTTTTTATTTTACTTTTAAAACAGGATTTTTTCAGCTATTTCATTTAAAACATATCTTTTCAGAGACTATTTGTAAAATTATAAAAAGGGGAAACAAAGCAGAGGAAAATGGAGAGGGCTTGATCACTCCTTTTGATGCAGTTGCGACTGCGATTGGAGGCTCTGTTGGAGTCGGAAATATAGGAGGAGTGGCGACAGCAATAGCAGTTGGAGGACCGGGAGCACTTTTCTGGCTTTGGATAGCCGCCTTTGTCGGAATGATATTAAAAATGGCAGAAGTGACTTTGGGAGTCTATTACCGAGAGAAAGATGAAAATGGAGAAATTTATGGAGGACCTACCTACTATATGGAAAAAGGTCTGGGAAAAGAAAAAGGATATAAATGGTGGATTATTCCTGCTGTTATTTTTGGAGGAGGAATTTTTTCAACATTTTTTATCACCGTACAAAATTACACTGTTTCCGAAGCAGTCAGTGCCGCATTCGGTATCAAAATTATCTATGCCAGCATTCTTTATATTGTAATCAATTATATTCTTATTCTTGGAGGAATTAAAAGTTTAGGGAAACTAGCTGGAAAAATAGTACCATTTATGTGTATTTTTTATGTAGGAGCAGCCTTTTACATCATACTGGTAAATATTGGAAATCTTCCAGAAGCCATTGTATCAGTATTACAAGGAGCTTTCACAGGAACTGCTGCAGTTGGAGGATTTGCAGGAGCAGCTTTTAATCAAGTAATGAGAGTGGGAATGGCTAGGTCTGTATTCAGTAATGAAGCAGGTTGGGGAAGCTCACCGATGATACACTCTTCCGCTCAAACGGATCATCCTGTAAAACAAGGATTGTGGGGAGCTTTTGAAGTATTTGTAGATACCATGATTGTATGTACTTTAACAGCCCTTGTCATTATTATCACCGGAGTATGGCAAGGTGGAGCAACAGGAGCAACCTTAACTTTGAGTGCTTTTGAAACGGGAATGGGAGCGGCAAGTAAAATCTTTATTGCCTGCGGGATTTTCTTGTTTGGAGTTACGACTTCGTCAGGATGGTATGCATACTACGAAATTATTTTAAGACATTTGATGAAATCTTCTCCAAAATTAAAAACGGGAATTTTAAAATTTTACAGAATTTTTTATCCGATTCCTGGATTTATTATGGTAGTTATGGCAACAACAATTGGAATGCCAGGAGGAACCGTGTGGTTATTTGCAGATTTCACTACAGCGATTCCTACTTTTGTGAATATTGCAGTTGTACTCGCATTGAGTGGAACTTTTCTAAGATTGTTTCATGATTATAAGAGAAGATATATTTTGAAGGAAGATATGAGTCAAGTAAAGGATTCATTATTTTTTACAGATAAGAGATTATAA
- the fusA gene encoding elongation factor G yields the protein MKVYETSMIRNVSLLGHRGSGKTTLMEAILHSKDIIKKMGSIEQGTTVSDFDKEEERRLFSINTSLIPIEHKEYKINFLDTPGYFDFVGEVISALRVSASAVLVLDATSGVEVGAQKAWRMLEDRKLPRIIFINKMDKGYVNYEKLLQELKEKFGKKIAPFCIPIGEKEEFKGFVNVVDLVGRIYNGKECVDAPIPEDIDVTEVRSLLMEAIAENDEALMEKYFAGEEFTQEEIEQGLHRGVVSGDIVPVVVGSAMEEVGIHTLLHMIQLYMPTPVELFQGQRVGKDPITQEKKIVDIKAENPFSAIVFKTMVDPFIGKITLFKVNSGVLRKDMEVLNPNKNKKERIAQIMSLMGNKQIEVEELRAGDIGATTKLQYTQTGDTLCQKEYPVIFQEIDFPKPILFSGVKPAEKNDDEKLSTCLQRMMEEDPTFKVTRNYETKQLLIGGQGEKHLYIILCKIKNKFGVHAELEDVIVAYRETILGKAEVQGKHKKQSGGAGQYGDVHIRFEHSENDFEFIDEIKGGVVPKQYLPAVEKGLLEAREKGILAGYPTINFKATIFDGSYHAVDSNELSFKLAAILAFKKGMEMAKPKLLEPVVRMEIHIPDEYMGDVMGDLNKRRGRVLGMEPNEYGDQVLFVEVPEMEILKYCVDLRAMTQGRGEFQYEFVRYEEVPEILSKKIIEARADMAK from the coding sequence ATGAAAGTGTATGAAACGAGCATGATTAGAAATGTGTCTTTACTTGGACATCGAGGAAGCGGAAAGACAACGTTAATGGAAGCCATCTTGCATAGTAAGGATATAATAAAAAAGATGGGGAGTATTGAGCAGGGAACAACGGTTTCCGACTTCGACAAAGAAGAAGAAAGAAGATTGTTTTCCATTAACACTTCTTTGATTCCGATAGAACATAAAGAGTATAAAATCAATTTTTTGGATACTCCCGGATATTTTGATTTTGTAGGAGAGGTTATTTCCGCTCTTCGTGTATCCGCAAGTGCAGTTTTGGTTTTGGATGCCACTTCAGGAGTGGAAGTAGGAGCTCAAAAAGCGTGGAGAATGTTAGAGGATAGAAAATTACCTCGTATCATTTTTATCAATAAAATGGATAAGGGCTATGTTAATTATGAAAAATTATTACAAGAATTGAAAGAAAAATTTGGAAAAAAAATAGCACCATTTTGTATTCCGATTGGAGAAAAAGAAGAATTTAAAGGTTTTGTCAATGTAGTGGATTTAGTGGGAAGAATTTACAATGGGAAAGAATGTGTGGATGCCCCAATCCCGGAAGATATTGATGTAACAGAAGTAAGATCTTTGCTCATGGAAGCCATTGCAGAAAATGACGAAGCTTTAATGGAAAAATATTTTGCCGGAGAAGAATTTACGCAGGAAGAAATTGAACAAGGTTTGCATAGGGGAGTGGTATCGGGAGATATTGTTCCTGTTGTGGTAGGTTCCGCTATGGAAGAAGTGGGGATTCATACTTTATTGCATATGATACAATTATACATGCCGACACCTGTGGAATTATTTCAAGGACAAAGAGTCGGAAAAGATCCGATTACACAGGAAAAGAAAATTGTGGATATTAAAGCGGAAAATCCATTTTCAGCCATTGTATTTAAAACAATGGTGGATCCTTTTATTGGAAAAATTACTCTATTTAAAGTCAATTCAGGCGTCCTACGAAAAGATATGGAAGTATTGAATCCGAATAAGAATAAAAAAGAAAGAATTGCTCAAATTATGAGCTTAATGGGAAATAAACAAATTGAAGTGGAAGAACTTCGAGCCGGAGATATTGGAGCAACCACAAAATTACAATATACGCAAACAGGAGATACTCTATGTCAAAAAGAATATCCCGTGATATTTCAAGAAATTGATTTTCCAAAACCTATTTTGTTCAGCGGAGTGAAACCTGCAGAAAAGAATGACGATGAAAAATTAAGTACTTGTCTTCAAAGAATGATGGAAGAAGACCCTACTTTTAAAGTGACAAGAAATTATGAAACAAAACAATTACTGATTGGTGGGCAAGGAGAAAAACATCTATACATTATTTTGTGTAAGATTAAAAATAAATTCGGAGTCCATGCAGAATTAGAAGATGTAATCGTAGCCTACCGAGAAACCATTCTTGGAAAAGCGGAAGTACAAGGAAAGCATAAAAAACAATCCGGTGGAGCAGGACAATATGGAGATGTTCATATTCGATTTGAACATAGTGAGAATGATTTTGAATTTATCGATGAAATTAAAGGAGGAGTTGTTCCAAAACAATATCTTCCTGCAGTGGAAAAGGGACTGTTGGAAGCCAGAGAAAAAGGAATTTTGGCAGGATACCCTACGATTAACTTCAAGGCAACTATTTTTGACGGAAGTTATCATGCGGTCGATTCCAATGAATTATCCTTTAAGTTGGCTGCTATTTTAGCATTTAAAAAAGGAATGGAAATGGCAAAACCAAAATTATTGGAACCTGTGGTTCGTATGGAAATTCATATTCCGGATGAATACATGGGAGATGTGATGGGAGATTTGAATAAACGTCGGGGAAGGGTATTGGGAATGGAACCAAATGAATACGGGGATCAGGTATTATTTGTAGAAGTTCCTGAAATGGAAATTTTAAAATATTGTGTGGATTTACGAGCTATGACACAGGGAAGAGGAGAATTTCAATATGAATTTGTTCGTTACGAAGAAGTACCGGAAATTCTTTCCAAAAAGATTATAGAAGCAAGAGCGGACATGGCAAAATAA
- a CDS encoding aminopeptidase P family protein: MITKEILQKRRKVLQHLQGADIILLPANMNSPMNCRDNCYPFVQDATFQYYFGMNHPNLIGIIDVKEKKDYIFGKDFSMDDIIWMGKIKFLKEEAEELGLEFRDLGELTDFLKDRRVSITNYYRADTIFYIAKLLEKDPYTLEKDASEELISKIIEQRNHKTEEELEELEKAVNVTREMHLEAMRVVRAGMKEYEVVAALEAVAAKHECYLSFPTIFSKNGQVLHNHRHDNILQEGDLVILDAGAKLPSGYCGDMTSTFPVSKKYSDRQKKIYNIVIRMFEKAEQLCRPGITYREVHLEVCKVMVEELKELGLFHGEVENIVIAGAHALFMSHGLGHMLGLDVHDMENFGEEKVGYAEFPKSTQFGLASLRLGRELEEGFVYTIEPGIYFIPELFELWRKEKKFEEFLNYDAIAKYMDFGGIRYEGDFVITKDGCRRLGKKMLKYPQEIEEYMENRGNG, translated from the coding sequence ATGATTACAAAAGAAATATTACAAAAAAGAAGAAAAGTTTTACAACATTTACAGGGAGCAGATATTATTCTGCTTCCTGCCAATATGAATTCTCCCATGAATTGCAGGGATAATTGTTATCCTTTTGTACAGGATGCTACCTTTCAATATTATTTTGGAATGAATCATCCAAATCTCATTGGAATCATTGATGTCAAAGAAAAGAAAGATTATATTTTCGGAAAAGATTTTTCTATGGATGACATCATTTGGATGGGAAAAATTAAATTTTTAAAAGAAGAAGCGGAAGAACTCGGCTTGGAATTTCGAGATTTGGGAGAATTAACAGATTTTTTAAAAGACAGAAGAGTATCTATTACGAATTACTATCGTGCGGATACTATTTTTTATATTGCGAAATTATTGGAAAAAGATCCTTATACTTTGGAAAAAGATGCTTCGGAAGAATTGATTTCCAAAATCATTGAACAGAGAAATCATAAGACGGAAGAGGAATTGGAAGAGTTAGAGAAGGCTGTCAATGTGACAAGAGAAATGCATTTAGAGGCAATGCGAGTGGTAAGAGCAGGAATGAAAGAATACGAGGTGGTAGCAGCTTTAGAAGCGGTAGCAGCCAAACATGAATGTTATTTATCTTTTCCAACCATTTTTTCTAAAAATGGTCAGGTCTTACACAACCATCGACATGACAATATTTTGCAAGAGGGAGACTTGGTGATTTTGGATGCGGGAGCAAAATTGCCAAGCGGATATTGTGGAGATATGACGAGCACGTTTCCTGTTTCTAAAAAGTATTCGGACAGGCAGAAAAAAATTTACAATATTGTGATTCGTATGTTTGAAAAAGCGGAACAACTTTGTAGACCGGGGATCACATATCGTGAGGTACACTTGGAGGTGTGCAAAGTCATGGTGGAAGAATTGAAAGAATTGGGCTTATTTCATGGAGAAGTGGAAAATATTGTGATTGCGGGAGCCCATGCTCTATTTATGTCACATGGTTTAGGACATATGCTTGGTTTAGATGTTCATGATATGGAAAATTTCGGAGAAGAAAAGGTGGGTTATGCGGAGTTTCCAAAATCAACACAATTCGGTTTGGCTTCCTTGCGTTTGGGAAGAGAATTGGAAGAAGGCTTTGTTTATACTATAGAACCGGGAATTTATTTTATTCCGGAGCTGTTTGAACTTTGGAGAAAAGAGAAAAAATTTGAAGAATTTTTGAACTATGATGCCATTGCAAAGTATATGGACTTTGGTGGAATTCGTTATGAGGGAGATTTTGTCATTACCAAGGACGGTTGCCGAAGACTGGGGAAGAAGATGTTAAAATATCCGCAAGAGATAGAAGAATATATGGAAAATAGGGGAAATGGATAA
- a CDS encoding RNA-binding domain-containing protein — translation MQETKQLEYKEKYSKEECLKSVSAFSNEEGGSIIFGISDEGKVLGIEDTDFLRLQIENAIQDTVMPRPYFSLKEEVRENKKIVILEIMPGYDVPYYYKGKAYCRADTGSRPMDARQIQMLLSKRRPLPFEEKVSLEKKLNFQNLERRLKERLHLQNFNEDTLRTLGLMKYQNYLYSAELLADENSLSFSGIDIVRFGENENIFLDRLTLRKKSLLIQYEKALEFFDKWYAPYEEVIGFYREKRIPVPREAFREAIVNALVHRRMDVNALIHVAMYPDKIEITSPGSLPDGITKKEFLEGRLSVLRNVTIAEVFHRLGLMEAFSTGIKRMKEEYKNYVEEVQFMISESYVTVVLPKIQYQNQNKRLIKNLEKNIGNREQEILQIISSREKITRRELEEMTGLKKSVIGEKLVKLQKEKKIEKLGSGRFISYKIID, via the coding sequence ATGCAAGAAACAAAACAGCTGGAATATAAGGAGAAATATTCAAAAGAAGAATGCTTGAAATCCGTCAGTGCTTTTTCAAATGAAGAAGGAGGAAGCATTATTTTTGGTATTTCGGATGAAGGAAAGGTATTGGGAATAGAGGACACCGATTTTTTGCGTTTACAAATCGAAAATGCCATTCAAGATACCGTTATGCCAAGACCTTATTTTTCTTTAAAAGAAGAAGTTCGAGAAAATAAAAAAATCGTCATTTTAGAAATTATGCCGGGCTATGATGTTCCTTATTATTACAAGGGAAAGGCATATTGCAGAGCAGACACGGGGAGCAGACCTATGGATGCTAGACAAATTCAAATGCTTCTCTCTAAAAGGAGACCTCTTCCCTTTGAGGAAAAAGTATCTTTGGAAAAGAAATTGAATTTTCAAAACTTGGAAAGAAGATTAAAGGAACGTTTACATTTGCAAAACTTTAATGAAGATACTTTAAGAACTTTGGGACTTATGAAGTATCAAAATTATTTATATTCGGCAGAATTGTTAGCAGATGAAAATAGCTTGTCTTTTTCCGGAATCGATATTGTGAGATTTGGAGAGAATGAAAATATTTTTTTAGATAGGTTGACCTTGCGAAAAAAATCTTTATTGATACAATATGAGAAAGCTTTAGAATTTTTTGATAAGTGGTATGCTCCTTATGAAGAAGTTATCGGTTTTTATCGCGAGAAAAGGATTCCCGTTCCAAGAGAAGCATTTCGAGAGGCTATTGTCAATGCTTTGGTACATAGAAGAATGGATGTGAATGCTTTGATTCATGTTGCTATGTATCCGGATAAAATTGAAATTACTTCTCCCGGTTCTTTACCGGATGGAATTACCAAAAAAGAATTTTTAGAAGGAAGACTGTCAGTATTGAGAAATGTTACTATTGCGGAAGTATTCCATAGATTGGGATTGATGGAAGCTTTTTCTACGGGAATTAAAAGAATGAAAGAAGAGTATAAAAACTATGTAGAAGAAGTACAATTTATGATTTCAGAATCTTATGTAACGGTAGTTTTACCGAAAATTCAATATCAAAATCAAAATAAGAGACTTATAAAAAATTTGGAAAAAAATATAGGAAATAGAGAACAAGAAATTTTGCAGATTATATCTTCCAGAGAAAAAATTACCAGAAGGGAACTGGAAGAAATGACAGGTTTAAAAAAATCTGTCATTGGAGAAAAGTTGGTAAAACTGCAAAAAGAGAAAAAAATTGAAAAACTCGGTTCAGGAAGATTTATTTCTTATAAAATTATCGATTGA
- a CDS encoding [FeFe] hydrogenase, group A — translation MTTKKNILLQSALGSVFSISEQLSLETQTVETGKKVIVAGRVEKPGVVEIEDGMTLQDVITAVGGIKNKKQFKAAQFGIPFGGFLTSKHLEHPIDFSLFPENERNIIILSEEDCIISFSKFYIEFLQDMISEKEEKYAAYHQVTHEVERIGRILDRISKGKSNMRDVYLLRYLSDIIKTKLQQKHNMVLEIIDTFYDEIEEHVEDLKCPAGQCIHLLKFKITEKCIGCTACARVCPVKCIAGAPKKRHFLDTSRCTHCGQCVSACPVGAIFEGDHTLKLLKDLATPKRLVVAQIAPAVRVAIGEAFGFEAGENVEKKLVSALKTIGFDYVFDTAWAADITIMEEASEFQERLERFYAEDPTVRLPILTSCCPAWVKFIEQNYPDMLDVPSTVKSPMQIFSTIAKDIWAKELGYEREKVTVVGIMPCLAKKYEAARFEFSRGDNYDTDYVISTRELIRIFKETGIDLKELEDVEFDNPLGQYSGAGIIFGRTGGVIEAATRSTIEMITGEKIPQIEFQELRGWEGFRIAELKIGHIELRIGIAHGLEEAAKMLDKIRSGEEFFHAIEIMACKGGCIGGGGQPKALKKQITLEKRAEGLNNIDRSLKIRTSHDNPMVKAIYEKYLDYPLSHKAHELLHTKYFNRTRKNHRQPSK, via the coding sequence ATGACCACAAAAAAGAATATCTTATTACAGAGTGCTTTGGGATCTGTATTTTCCATTTCCGAGCAATTAAGTCTTGAAACACAGACCGTCGAAACAGGAAAAAAAGTAATTGTAGCCGGACGAGTGGAAAAACCGGGAGTTGTTGAAATTGAAGATGGAATGACTCTCCAAGATGTTATCACTGCTGTTGGAGGTATTAAAAATAAAAAACAATTTAAGGCTGCACAATTTGGGATTCCTTTTGGAGGTTTTCTCACCTCAAAACACTTGGAACATCCTATTGATTTTTCTCTTTTCCCGGAAAATGAAAGAAATATCATTATCTTGTCTGAGGAAGATTGTATCATTTCTTTTTCCAAATTCTACATTGAATTTTTACAGGATATGATTTCCGAAAAAGAAGAAAAGTATGCCGCTTATCATCAAGTGACTCATGAAGTCGAGAGAATCGGAAGAATTTTGGATCGTATCAGCAAAGGAAAATCCAATATGAGAGATGTATATTTACTCCGTTATCTTTCCGACATCATTAAAACCAAATTACAACAAAAGCATAATATGGTCTTGGAAATTATTGATACTTTCTACGACGAGATTGAGGAGCATGTAGAAGATTTAAAATGCCCTGCCGGACAGTGTATTCATCTGTTAAAATTTAAAATCACGGAGAAATGTATCGGTTGTACTGCCTGTGCCAGAGTCTGTCCGGTAAAATGTATCGCAGGAGCTCCTAAAAAACGACATTTCTTAGATACTTCCCGTTGCACTCACTGCGGACAATGTGTCAGTGCCTGTCCTGTCGGAGCTATTTTTGAAGGAGATCACACCTTAAAGCTGTTAAAAGACTTGGCAACTCCAAAACGATTAGTAGTTGCACAAATTGCACCGGCGGTTCGTGTTGCCATTGGAGAAGCCTTCGGATTTGAAGCGGGAGAAAATGTAGAAAAAAAATTAGTTTCCGCTTTAAAGACAATCGGCTTTGACTATGTATTTGACACTGCTTGGGCGGCAGATATTACAATCATGGAAGAAGCAAGTGAATTTCAAGAGCGTTTGGAACGTTTCTATGCAGAGGATCCTACAGTACGTCTTCCAATTCTGACTTCCTGTTGTCCTGCTTGGGTGAAATTTATCGAGCAAAATTACCCGGATATGTTGGATGTCCCTTCCACTGTTAAATCTCCAATGCAAATTTTTTCAACCATTGCAAAGGATATTTGGGCAAAAGAATTGGGCTATGAAAGAGAAAAAGTGACGGTGGTCGGTATCATGCCTTGCTTGGCAAAGAAATACGAAGCCGCTCGTTTTGAATTTTCAAGAGGAGATAACTATGATACGGACTATGTTATTTCCACTCGGGAATTAATTCGGATTTTTAAAGAAACGGGAATCGATTTAAAAGAATTGGAAGATGTGGAGTTTGATAATCCTCTGGGGCAATATTCAGGAGCCGGAATCATCTTCGGAAGAACCGGTGGAGTCATTGAAGCGGCAACTCGTAGCACCATTGAAATGATTACGGGAGAAAAAATTCCTCAAATCGAATTCCAGGAACTTCGAGGTTGGGAAGGATTTCGGATTGCAGAATTAAAAATCGGACATATTGAACTGCGAATCGGAATTGCTCATGGATTGGAAGAAGCAGCTAAAATGTTGGATAAGATTCGTTCCGGAGAGGAATTTTTCCACGCCATTGAAATTATGGCTTGTAAAGGAGGCTGTATCGGTGGCGGTGGACAACCGAAGGCTTTGAAAAAACAAATTACTTTGGAAAAGAGAGCCGAAGGTTTGAACAACATTGATCGTTCTCTGAAAATTCGTACTTCTCATGACAATCCTATGGTAAAGGCCATCTATGAAAAATATTTGGACTATCCTCTAAGTCATAAGGCTCACGAACTGTTACACACGAAATATTTCAATCGAACAAGAAAAAATCACAGACAACCTTCAAAATAA
- a CDS encoding DUF1456 family protein — MTNNDILKRLRYALSISDKLAVKIFRLGKTQMTEEEFCSLLLRPDEDDFQKCNNSLLFSFLDGLIVLKRGNLEKPVEEIKITKNNLNNLILRKLKIALQLRSEDMLSLFKLGGAELSNSELSALFRKEGHKNYRECGDKYIRVFLKGLTEYYRK; from the coding sequence ATGACCAACAATGATATTTTAAAAAGATTACGCTATGCTCTTAGCATTTCCGATAAGCTTGCAGTCAAGATTTTTCGTCTGGGAAAAACACAGATGACGGAAGAAGAATTTTGTTCTCTCTTATTGCGACCGGATGAAGATGATTTTCAAAAGTGTAACAATTCTTTATTATTTTCTTTTCTGGACGGTTTGATTGTCCTAAAAAGAGGGAATTTGGAAAAACCGGTAGAAGAAATTAAAATCACCAAAAATAATCTCAACAATCTTATTTTAAGAAAATTGAAAATTGCTCTTCAGTTAAGAAGTGAGGATATGCTATCTTTGTTTAAATTGGGGGGAGCTGAACTTTCGAATTCAGAATTATCCGCTCTTTTCCGAAAGGAAGGACATAAAAACTATCGAGAATGTGGAGATAAATATATTCGTGTATTTTTGAAAGGATTGACCGAATATTATAGAAAATAG
- a CDS encoding FprA family A-type flavoprotein, producing the protein MYCCTKVTEDVIWIGINDRKTERFENYLPLDNGVTYNSYLIYDEKTCAIDAVEAGQSGSFYAKLENSLGERELDYLVVNHVEPDHSGAIKELFRVYPNLKIIGNMKTLDMLKAFDENFPVDAFITIKEKDVFDLGKHKLTFYTMPMVHWPESMCTYDMTDKILFSNDAFGSFGALDGGIFDDEVNHEFYEDEMRRYYSNIVGKYGSSVNAIMKKLAGMDIQYICPSHGILWRSDIHKILNLYQKWANLEPEKEGVVIVYGSMYGHTAQMAEILGRELGNRGIHDVIIYDSSRTDHSYIISKIWKYKGLMIGSCAHNNAVYPKIEPLLHKLENYGLKNRYLGIFGTMMWSGGGVRGISEFASKLKGLEVIGEPIEVKGKATSLDIDQLQYLASQMADKLIGERTE; encoded by the coding sequence ATGTATTGTTGTACGAAAGTCACAGAGGATGTAATTTGGATCGGAATTAACGATAGAAAAACAGAAAGATTTGAAAATTATCTTCCTTTAGACAATGGGGTTACCTATAACTCTTATCTGATTTATGATGAAAAAACTTGTGCCATTGACGCCGTAGAAGCCGGACAAAGCGGTTCCTTTTATGCAAAATTGGAAAACAGTCTGGGGGAAAGAGAATTGGACTATCTTGTGGTCAATCACGTAGAACCGGATCATTCCGGAGCTATCAAAGAGTTATTTCGAGTATATCCTAATTTAAAAATCATTGGGAATATGAAAACTTTAGATATGTTAAAGGCTTTCGACGAAAATTTTCCGGTAGATGCTTTTATTACCATCAAAGAAAAAGACGTGTTTGATTTGGGAAAACACAAATTGACTTTCTATACCATGCCGATGGTTCATTGGCCTGAATCCATGTGTACCTATGATATGACGGATAAAATTTTATTCTCCAACGATGCCTTTGGAAGTTTCGGAGCCTTAGATGGAGGAATTTTTGATGATGAAGTCAATCATGAATTCTATGAAGATGAGATGAGACGATATTATTCCAACATCGTCGGAAAATATGGTTCTTCTGTGAACGCCATCATGAAAAAATTGGCGGGAATGGACATTCAATATATTTGTCCTTCTCATGGAATTTTATGGAGATCCGACATCCATAAAATTTTAAATCTTTATCAAAAATGGGCGAACTTAGAACCTGAAAAAGAAGGAGTGGTCATCGTCTATGGAAGTATGTATGGACACACGGCACAAATGGCGGAAATTTTAGGAAGGGAATTAGGAAATCGTGGGATTCATGATGTTATCATCTATGACTCTTCCCGAACGGACCACTCCTATATTATCAGCAAAATTTGGAAATACAAAGGACTCATGATTGGTTCCTGTGCTCACAATAATGCCGTCTACCCTAAGATAGAACCTTTGCTACATAAATTGGAAAATTATGGACTGAAAAATCGATACTTGGGTATTTTCGGAACTATGATGTGGAGCGGTGGAGGTGTAAGAGGAATTTCCGAGTTTGCTTCCAAATTAAAAGGATTGGAAGTCATAGGGGAGCCGATTGAAGTTAAAGGAAAAGCTACTTCTCTCGATATTGACCAATTACAATACTTGGCTTCTCAAATGGCAGACAAACTAATAGGAGAACGAACAGAATGA